The stretch of DNA CGGCCTCAATGTCTTCGCTGCTGGGCGCGCTCTTTTTCCTCGGCTATTTCTTCTTTCAGGTGCCGGGCGCGCATTACGCCGAGAACAAGAGCGCCAAGAAGCTCGTCTTCTGGTCCCTCATTCTGTGGGGCTTGCTGGCTGCGGCTACCGGCGTTGTCCACAACGTCCATTTCTTAATCGTCATCCGGTTCTGTCTCGGCGTTGTCGAGAGTGCGGTTATGCCGGCGATGCTGGTCTTCCTAAGCCACTGGTTTACGAAAAAAGAGCGCTCGCGCGCCAACACGTTCCTGATCCTCGGCAATCCCGTAACCGTGCTGTGGATGTCGATCATTTCCGGTTATCTCGTATCCTCCGTCGGTTGGAGATGGATGTTCATTATCGAAGGGCTGCCGCCGATCATCTGGGCATTCTTCTGGTGGAAGCTGGTGAGCGACAAGCCGTCCGAGGCCAAATGGCTGAACAATGAAGAGAAGTCGGCGCTGGAGAGCGCTCTTCAGGAAGAACAAAAAGGGCTCAAGCCTGTAAAAAATTACGGCGAAGCGTTCAAATCGCCGCTTGTCATCAAGCTCTGCCTGCAGTATTTCTTCTGGAGCATCGGCGTGTACGGATTCGTGATGTGGCTGCCCTCCATTATCAAGGCCGCTCCCGACATGAATATGGTTACGACCGGCTGGCTGACTTCCGTTCCTTACGTGCTGGCGGTTATCGGCATGCTGACGGCTTCCTATTTCTCCGACAAGACGCTGAAACGTAAAGCCTTCGTGTGGCCGTTCCTGCTGGTCGGTGCCGTTGCCTTCTACGCCTCGTACCTGCTGGGCGCGGATCACTTCTGGATTTCCTTTGTCCTGCTCGTGATCGCCGGCGGAGCGATGTACG from Paenibacillus sophorae encodes:
- a CDS encoding MFS transporter codes for the protein MNNKKSGGFVAARWLRLMPIVFITYSLAYLDRANYSFGAAAGMAKDLQITASMSSLLGALFFLGYFFFQVPGAHYAENKSAKKLVFWSLILWGLLAAATGVVHNVHFLIVIRFCLGVVESAVMPAMLVFLSHWFTKKERSRANTFLILGNPVTVLWMSIISGYLVSSVGWRWMFIIEGLPPIIWAFFWWKLVSDKPSEAKWLNNEEKSALESALQEEQKGLKPVKNYGEAFKSPLVIKLCLQYFFWSIGVYGFVMWLPSIIKAAPDMNMVTTGWLTSVPYVLAVIGMLTASYFSDKTLKRKAFVWPFLLVGAVAFYASYLLGADHFWISFVLLVIAGGAMYAPYGPFFAIMPEILPRNVAGGAIALVNSMGALGSFAGSYIVGYLNGSTGGFGASYIFMAGSLLLSAILTMTVGKSRKASEQQPEPKLGVSAR